The Enterobacter kobei genome has a segment encoding these proteins:
- a CDS encoding ABC transporter ATP-binding protein, which produces MTALSLRHIHKKYDKNVIVADLSLEIASGEFIVLVGPSGCGKSTLLRMIAGLEAPDSGMLMMGNEDVTHLAAGKRSLSMVFQSYALYPHMTVRENLAFGLRNIRTPEADIAQRITHAANMLRLDELLDRLPQHLSGGQRQRVAIGRSIVQQPALFLFDEPLSNLDAALRVEMRQEIQQLHNTLKNTMIYVTHDQVEAMTLADRIVVMCKGNIEQTGTPLELYNTPANRFVAEFIGTPKINMLPAIWQQGALHIDPDTVFPLSHQPADIQEGESVFVAIRPEHLGYQQPGDFSLSGKTQLCELQGDSTLVWLDVAGHAVCLKSFQQLSLPAQQRITLTVQEAHLHLFDAAGKRIAMTENAA; this is translated from the coding sequence ATGACCGCCCTTTCATTACGACATATTCATAAAAAGTACGATAAAAACGTCATCGTGGCGGATCTGTCACTGGAGATAGCATCAGGAGAATTTATCGTTCTTGTGGGCCCCTCCGGGTGCGGGAAATCGACGCTGCTGCGCATGATCGCGGGATTAGAGGCGCCAGACAGTGGCATGCTGATGATGGGCAATGAGGATGTCACCCACCTGGCGGCGGGCAAGCGGAGCTTGTCGATGGTTTTCCAGTCCTATGCACTTTATCCGCATATGACCGTACGGGAGAACCTCGCCTTTGGCTTACGCAATATCCGCACCCCGGAGGCCGACATTGCGCAGCGCATCACCCACGCCGCCAACATGCTCAGGCTGGACGAGCTGCTCGACAGGCTTCCGCAACACCTCTCCGGCGGCCAGCGCCAGCGCGTGGCGATAGGTCGTTCTATTGTCCAGCAGCCCGCGCTGTTCCTGTTTGACGAACCCCTTTCCAACCTTGACGCCGCTCTGCGGGTTGAAATGCGCCAGGAGATCCAGCAACTCCATAATACCCTGAAAAACACCATGATTTACGTCACGCACGATCAGGTCGAGGCGATGACGCTGGCCGACCGTATCGTGGTGATGTGTAAAGGCAATATTGAGCAAACGGGTACGCCGCTTGAACTGTACAACACCCCGGCGAACCGCTTCGTGGCCGAATTCATCGGTACGCCAAAAATCAATATGTTACCCGCCATCTGGCAGCAGGGGGCATTGCATATCGACCCTGATACCGTCTTCCCGCTTTCGCATCAGCCCGCAGACATTCAGGAGGGGGAATCGGTATTTGTCGCGATCCGCCCTGAACACCTGGGTTATCAGCAGCCGGGGGATTTTAGCCTGAGCGGGAAAACGCAGTTATGCGAACTGCAGGGAGATTCAACCCTGGTGTGGCTGGACGTGGCAGGGCATGCCGTGTGCCTGAAATCCTTCCAGCAACTGAGTCTGCCTGCGCAGCAACGTATCACGCTGACCGTGCAGGAGGCTCATCTGCATCTCTTTGACGCGGCAGGCAAGCGGATTGCAATGACGGAAAATGCCGCCTGA
- the metE gene encoding 5-methyltetrahydropteroyltriglutamate--homocysteine S-methyltransferase, whose translation MTIRNHTLGFPRVGLRRELKKAQESYWAGNATREELLTVGRELRARHWDQQKQAGIDLLPVGDFAWYDHVLTTSLLLGNVPARHQNKDGSVDIDTLFRIGRGRAPTGEPAAAAEMTKWFNTNYHYMVPEFVKGQQFKLTWTQLLDEVDEALALGHQVKPVLLGPVTYLWLGKVKGEPFDRLSLLKDILPVYKQVLIELGKRGIQWVQIDEPALVLELPQVWLDAFKPAYDALTGQVKLLLTTYFEGVTPNLSTIAALPVQGLHVDLVHGKDDVKELHKRLPADWLLSAGLVNGRNVWRADLTEKYAQIKDIVGKRELWVASSCSLLHSPIDLSVETRLDPEVKSWFAFALQKCEELALLRDALNSGDTAAITEWSAPIQARRHSARVHNPAVEKRLAAITAQDSQRQSPYEVRAEAQRARFNLPAWPTTTIGSFPQTTEIRGLRLDFKKGNLDANHYRTGIAEHIRQAIIEQERLGLDVLVHGEAERNDMVEYFGEHLDGFVFTQNGWVQSYGSRCVKPPVVIGDVSRPEAITVAWAKYAQSLTDKPVKGMLTGPVTILCWSFPREDVTRETIAKQIALALRDEVADLEAAGIGIIQIDEPALREGLPLRRSDWDDYLKWGVEAFRINAAVAKDDTQIHTHMCYCEFNDIMDSIAALDADVITIETSRSDMELLESFEEFDYPNEIGPGVYDIHSPNVPSVEWIEALLKKAAQRIPAERLWVNPDCGLKTRGWPETRAALANMVKAAQNLRQG comes from the coding sequence ATGACAATCCGCAATCACACTCTCGGTTTCCCTCGCGTTGGCCTGCGTCGCGAGCTGAAAAAAGCGCAAGAAAGCTACTGGGCGGGTAACGCTACCCGTGAAGAACTACTGACCGTAGGGCGCGAGCTGCGCGCCCGTCACTGGGATCAGCAAAAGCAGGCGGGCATTGACCTGCTGCCGGTGGGCGATTTCGCCTGGTACGACCATGTTCTGACGACCAGCCTGCTGCTGGGCAACGTGCCGGCTCGTCATCAGAACAAAGATGGATCGGTTGATATCGATACCCTGTTCCGCATCGGCCGTGGTCGTGCGCCAACGGGTGAACCCGCGGCAGCGGCAGAAATGACCAAGTGGTTTAACACCAACTATCACTATATGGTGCCGGAGTTCGTAAAAGGTCAGCAGTTCAAACTGACCTGGACACAGCTTCTGGACGAAGTCGACGAAGCGCTGGCGCTGGGCCACCAGGTGAAACCGGTGCTGCTCGGACCGGTAACCTACCTGTGGCTGGGCAAAGTCAAAGGCGAGCCGTTTGACCGCCTCAGCCTGCTGAAGGACATTCTGCCCGTCTACAAACAGGTACTGATTGAGCTGGGTAAACGCGGCATTCAGTGGGTGCAAATCGACGAACCTGCTTTGGTGCTTGAGCTGCCCCAGGTTTGGCTCGATGCCTTCAAACCGGCGTATGACGCGCTTACCGGGCAGGTGAAGCTGTTGCTGACCACCTATTTCGAGGGCGTGACGCCTAACCTGAGCACGATTGCCGCGCTGCCGGTTCAGGGCCTGCATGTTGACCTGGTTCACGGCAAAGATGACGTGAAGGAACTGCACAAACGTCTGCCCGCAGACTGGCTGCTCTCAGCGGGGCTGGTAAACGGTCGTAACGTCTGGCGTGCCGATCTCACCGAAAAGTATGCTCAAATTAAAGACATTGTCGGTAAACGTGAGCTGTGGGTGGCCTCATCATGTTCACTGCTGCACAGCCCGATCGATCTGAGCGTGGAGACCCGTCTCGACCCGGAAGTGAAAAGCTGGTTTGCCTTCGCCCTGCAAAAATGTGAAGAACTGGCGCTGCTGCGCGACGCGCTGAACAGCGGTGACACGGCGGCGATTACCGAATGGAGCGCCCCGATTCAGGCGCGCCGTCATTCGGCACGCGTGCATAATCCGGCAGTGGAAAAACGTCTGGCGGCCATCACCGCTCAGGACAGCCAGCGCCAGAGTCCGTATGAAGTCCGTGCCGAAGCCCAGCGCGCCCGCTTCAACCTGCCCGCATGGCCAACTACGACGATCGGTTCATTCCCACAAACGACCGAGATCCGCGGCCTGCGTCTCGACTTCAAAAAGGGCAATCTGGATGCGAATCACTACCGTACCGGCATTGCTGAGCACATCAGGCAGGCGATCATCGAGCAGGAGCGTTTAGGTCTGGACGTGCTGGTGCACGGTGAAGCTGAGCGTAACGACATGGTGGAATACTTCGGTGAACACCTGGACGGCTTCGTGTTTACCCAGAATGGCTGGGTGCAGAGCTACGGTTCCCGCTGCGTGAAGCCACCGGTGGTGATCGGTGACGTCAGCCGCCCGGAAGCGATTACGGTGGCGTGGGCGAAGTATGCTCAGTCTCTGACCGACAAGCCGGTAAAAGGCATGCTGACCGGGCCGGTGACCATTCTGTGCTGGTCGTTCCCGCGTGAAGACGTGACCCGTGAAACCATTGCGAAGCAAATCGCGCTGGCGCTGCGTGATGAGGTGGCGGATCTGGAAGCCGCTGGCATTGGCATTATCCAGATTGACGAACCGGCGTTACGAGAAGGTTTGCCGCTGCGCCGCAGCGACTGGGATGACTATCTGAAGTGGGGCGTGGAAGCCTTCCGCATCAATGCGGCGGTGGCGAAGGACGACACGCAGATCCACACCCATATGTGTTACTGCGAATTTAACGACATTATGGATTCCATTGCCGCGCTGGATGCCGACGTGATCACCATCGAGACCTCGCGTTCAGATATGGAGCTGCTCGAGTCGTTTGAAGAGTTCGACTATCCAAACGAAATCGGACCGGGGGTGTACGACATTCACTCCCCGAACGTGCCGAGCGTGGAGTGGATTGAAGCTCTGCTGAAAAAAGCCGCTCAGCGTATTCCGGCAGAGCGCCTGTGGGTGAACCCGGACTGCGGCCTGAAAACCCGCGGCTGGCCGGAAACCCGCGCAGCGCTCGCCAACATGGTGAAGGCAGCGCAGAATTTGCGTCAGGGGTAA
- the metR gene encoding HTH-type transcriptional regulator MetR produces MIEIKHLKTLQALRNCGSLAAAAATLHQTQSALSHQFSDLEQRLGFRLFVRKSQPLRFTPQGEILLQLANQVLPQIASALQSCNEPQQTKLRIAIECHSCIQWLTPALENFRQKWPQVEMDFKSGVTFDPQPSLQQGELDLVMTSDILPRSGLHYSPMFDFEVRLVLAPDHPLAAKTRITPEDLATETLLIYPVQRSRLDIWRHFLQPAGISPQLKSVDNTLLLIQMVAANMGIAALPHWVVESFERQGLVVTKTLGEGLWSRLYAAVRDGEQRQPVTEAFIRSARNHACDHLPFVRSAERPSGDGPTVKPGSPLPQ; encoded by the coding sequence ATGATCGAGATAAAACACCTGAAAACGCTGCAAGCGTTGCGGAACTGCGGATCGCTCGCGGCGGCTGCGGCCACGCTGCACCAGACCCAGTCTGCCCTTTCTCACCAGTTCAGCGATCTGGAACAACGCCTCGGATTTCGTCTTTTTGTGCGTAAGAGCCAACCTCTGCGCTTTACGCCGCAGGGTGAAATTCTTCTTCAACTGGCGAATCAGGTCCTGCCGCAGATCGCCAGCGCGCTACAGTCCTGTAACGAGCCGCAGCAGACAAAACTGCGCATCGCCATTGAGTGCCACAGCTGTATTCAATGGCTGACCCCTGCGCTTGAGAACTTCCGCCAGAAGTGGCCGCAGGTGGAGATGGATTTTAAATCCGGTGTGACGTTCGACCCGCAACCCTCGCTGCAGCAGGGTGAGTTGGATCTGGTGATGACCTCCGACATTCTGCCGCGCAGCGGCCTGCACTATTCGCCGATGTTTGATTTTGAAGTGCGCCTGGTGCTGGCACCGGATCATCCGCTGGCGGCTAAAACGCGCATCACGCCGGAAGACCTGGCAACAGAAACGCTGCTGATTTATCCGGTTCAGCGCAGTCGCCTGGATATCTGGCGTCATTTCCTGCAGCCGGCAGGCATTAGCCCGCAGCTGAAAAGCGTGGATAACACCCTGCTGTTGATTCAGATGGTTGCCGCCAACATGGGCATCGCGGCGCTGCCGCACTGGGTGGTGGAGAGTTTTGAACGCCAGGGCCTGGTGGTGACCAAAACCCTGGGTGAAGGACTGTGGAGCCGTCTGTACGCTGCCGTGCGCGATGGCGAGCAGCGTCAGCCGGTGACAGAAGCGTTTATTCGCTCAGCGCGGAACCACGCGTGCGACCATCTTCCGTTTGTGCGGAGCGCGGAGCGACCCAGCGGCGATGGACCCACAGTGAAGCCAGGATCACCGCTCCCCCAATAA
- a CDS encoding carboxylate/amino acid/amine transporter: MALLIITTILWAFSFSLIGEYLAGSVDSYFSVLMRVGLAALVFLPFLRSRGQSLKAIVLYMLVGAMQLGIMYLFSFRAYVYLSVSEFLLFTVLTPLYITLIYDLLSRRRLRWGYLLSAALAVIGAAIIRYDKVSDHFWTGLMFVQLANISFAIGMVGYKRLMETRPMPQHNAFAWFYMGAAIVAVSAWFLLGNPQKLPTTSVQWGVLVWLGVVASGLGYFMWNYGATQVDAGTLGIMNNVHVPAGLLVNLAIWQQQPHWPSFLIGGAVILASLWVHRRWVAPRSAQTEDGRTRGSALSE; encoded by the coding sequence GTGGCGCTACTCATTATCACCACTATCCTGTGGGCCTTCTCCTTTAGCCTGATTGGCGAGTACCTTGCCGGTTCGGTCGACAGCTACTTCTCGGTGCTGATGCGCGTGGGGCTGGCGGCGCTGGTATTCCTGCCGTTTCTGCGCTCGCGTGGTCAATCGCTGAAAGCGATTGTGCTGTACATGCTGGTGGGCGCGATGCAGTTGGGTATCATGTATCTGTTCAGCTTCCGGGCTTACGTCTATTTGTCCGTCTCTGAATTCCTGCTCTTTACCGTGTTGACGCCGCTCTATATTACGTTGATTTACGACCTGCTCAGCAGGCGTCGTCTGCGCTGGGGATACCTGCTGAGCGCGGCGCTGGCGGTGATTGGCGCGGCAATTATTCGCTATGACAAAGTCAGCGATCACTTCTGGACCGGGTTGATGTTCGTCCAGCTCGCCAACATCAGTTTCGCCATCGGCATGGTGGGCTACAAACGCCTGATGGAAACCCGCCCGATGCCTCAGCACAATGCATTTGCGTGGTTCTATATGGGCGCGGCGATTGTCGCGGTATCGGCGTGGTTTCTGCTCGGTAACCCGCAAAAGCTGCCGACCACGTCGGTGCAGTGGGGCGTTCTGGTCTGGCTGGGCGTGGTGGCGTCAGGGCTGGGTTACTTCATGTGGAACTACGGCGCGACGCAGGTCGACGCCGGAACGCTCGGGATAATGAACAACGTGCACGTCCCGGCGGGGCTGCTGGTCAACCTCGCCATCTGGCAGCAGCAACCGCACTGGCCGAGCTTCCTTATTGGGGGAGCGGTGATCCTGGCTTCACTGTGGGTCCATCGCCGCTGGGTCGCTCCGCGCTCCGCACAAACGGAAGATGGTCGCACGCGTGGTTCCGCGCTGAGCGAATAA
- the yigL gene encoding sugar/pyridoxal phosphate phosphatase YigL, whose amino-acid sequence MYQVVASDLDGTLLSPDHTLSPYAKETLKLLTARGVNFVFATGRHHVDVGQIRDNLEIKSYMITSNGARVHDTDGNLIFTHNLDRDIAADLFGVVHNNPAIITNVYRNDDWFMNRHRPDEMRFFKEAVFNYSLYEPGLLEPEGISKVFFTCDSHEELLPLEQAINARWGDRVNVSFSTLTCLEVMAGGVSKGHALEAVAKRLGFALKDCIAFGDGMNDAEMLSMAGKGCIMQNAHQRLKDLHPELEVIGSNADNAVPKYLRKLFLE is encoded by the coding sequence ATGTACCAGGTTGTTGCATCTGATTTAGATGGCACGCTGCTTTCCCCTGACCACACCCTGTCGCCTTACGCGAAAGAGACCTTAAAGCTTCTGACTGCCCGTGGCGTGAACTTTGTGTTTGCCACCGGCCGCCACCACGTAGACGTGGGGCAGATCCGCGATAATCTTGAGATCAAATCGTACATGATCACCTCCAACGGTGCGCGCGTGCATGATACTGACGGTAACCTGATCTTTACCCATAACCTGGATCGCGATATTGCCGCCGATCTCTTCGGCGTGGTGCATAACAACCCGGCTATCATCACCAACGTGTACCGCAACGACGACTGGTTCATGAACCGCCACCGCCCGGATGAAATGCGTTTCTTCAAGGAAGCGGTATTTAACTACTCCCTGTACGAGCCGGGCCTTCTTGAGCCGGAAGGTATCAGTAAGGTGTTCTTCACCTGCGATAGCCATGAAGAACTGCTCCCACTGGAACAGGCGATCAACGCCCGCTGGGGCGATCGCGTCAACGTGAGCTTCTCAACCCTGACCTGTCTGGAAGTGATGGCGGGGGGCGTCTCCAAAGGTCACGCGCTGGAAGCGGTCGCGAAACGTCTGGGTTTCGCGCTGAAAGACTGCATCGCTTTTGGTGACGGCATGAACGACGCTGAAATGCTCTCCATGGCAGGCAAGGGCTGCATCATGCAGAACGCGCATCAGCGTCTGAAAGATTTGCATCCGGAGCTGGAAGTGATTGGTTCCAACGCTGACAACGCGGTACCGAAATACCTGCGCAAGCTGTTCCTTGAATAA
- the pldB gene encoding lysophospholipase L2 has protein sequence MFQQKKDWETRENAFAAFSMGPLTDFWRQREEDEFTGVGGIPVRFVRFRDEKNDRVIVVCPGRIESYVKYAELAYDLVHMGFDVLIIDHRGQGLSGRMLQDTHRGHVDRFSDYVDDFAAFWQQEVQPGPWRKRYILAHSMGGAISTLFLQRYQHQCDAIALTAPMYGIVIRFPDWMVRHLLDWAEGHQRIREGYAIGTGRWRALPFAINVLTHSRQRYRRNLRFYADEPRLRVGGPTWHWVREGILAGEQVLAGVGDDDTPTLLIQAEEERVVDNRMHDRYCELRAAAGHPCEGGKPLVINGAYHEILFEKDVMRSVALNAIVEFFNRHN, from the coding sequence ATGTTTCAGCAGAAAAAGGACTGGGAAACACGAGAAAACGCATTTGCTGCTTTCTCTATGGGGCCGCTGACCGATTTCTGGCGGCAGCGTGAGGAAGATGAGTTTACGGGCGTCGGGGGCATCCCGGTACGCTTCGTTCGTTTCCGTGATGAGAAAAATGATCGGGTAATCGTGGTTTGCCCGGGGCGCATTGAAAGCTACGTTAAATACGCCGAACTGGCCTACGATCTGGTCCATATGGGGTTCGATGTGCTCATCATCGACCACCGTGGACAGGGGCTGTCCGGACGCATGCTACAGGACACGCACCGTGGACATGTCGATCGCTTCAGCGATTACGTCGACGATTTTGCCGCGTTCTGGCAGCAGGAAGTGCAGCCCGGCCCCTGGCGTAAGCGCTATATCCTTGCGCACTCCATGGGTGGCGCTATTTCGACGCTGTTTTTGCAGCGGTATCAACACCAGTGTGATGCCATTGCGCTAACCGCGCCGATGTACGGTATCGTCATACGTTTCCCCGACTGGATGGTGCGTCATCTTCTCGACTGGGCTGAGGGCCATCAGCGCATTCGTGAAGGCTATGCCATCGGGACCGGACGCTGGCGCGCGCTGCCGTTCGCCATCAACGTCTTAACCCACAGTCGGCAGCGTTATCGCCGCAACCTGCGCTTTTATGCCGATGAACCGCGCTTACGCGTCGGTGGCCCGACCTGGCACTGGGTGCGGGAGGGGATTCTGGCCGGTGAACAGGTGCTGGCGGGGGTAGGTGATGATGACACGCCAACACTCCTGATTCAGGCTGAAGAAGAGCGTGTGGTCGATAACCGCATGCATGACCGTTATTGTGAATTGCGCGCCGCCGCCGGTCACCCTTGTGAAGGGGGAAAACCGCTGGTCATCAACGGCGCTTACCATGAGATCCTTTTCGAAAAGGACGTTATGCGCTCAGTCGCGCTCAACGCCATTGTTGAATTTTTCAACAGGCATAACTGA
- the rhtB gene encoding homoserine/homoserine lactone efflux protein, which yields MTFEWWFAYLLTSIILSLSPGSGAINTMTTSINHGYRGAAASIAGLQTGLGIHIVLVGIGLGTLFSRSVLAFEVLKWAGAAYLIWLGIQQWRAAGAINLNTLAQTQNRGHLFKRAVFVNLTNPKSIVFLAALFPQFIVPHQPQVMQYVVLGATTIIVDIIVMIGYATLAQRIAGWIKGPKQMKALNKVFGSLFMLVGALLASARHA from the coding sequence ATGACCTTCGAGTGGTGGTTCGCCTACCTGCTGACATCCATCATCCTGAGCCTTTCACCGGGTTCGGGTGCGATTAACACCATGACTACCTCCATCAACCACGGCTATCGCGGGGCGGCGGCGTCGATTGCCGGTTTGCAAACCGGGCTGGGCATTCACATCGTCCTGGTCGGGATTGGGCTGGGAACGCTGTTCTCCCGCTCGGTGCTGGCGTTTGAAGTGCTGAAATGGGCCGGTGCGGCATATCTTATCTGGCTGGGTATTCAGCAGTGGCGCGCGGCTGGCGCCATTAACCTGAATACGCTCGCGCAGACGCAAAACCGTGGTCATCTGTTTAAGCGGGCAGTATTCGTCAACCTGACCAACCCGAAAAGCATTGTGTTCCTCGCCGCGCTGTTCCCACAGTTTATCGTGCCGCACCAGCCTCAGGTGATGCAGTACGTGGTGCTGGGTGCGACCACAATTATTGTCGATATTATCGTGATGATTGGTTACGCGACGCTGGCACAACGAATTGCCGGATGGATAAAAGGACCTAAGCAGATGAAGGCCCTGAACAAAGTGTTTGGCTCGCTGTTTATGCTGGTTGGCGCGCTGCTTGCGTCAGCGCGTCATGCTTAG
- the rhtC gene encoding threonine export protein RhtC gives MLMLFLTVALVHIVALMSPGPDFFFVSQTAVSRSRKEAMMGVLGITMGVMVWAAVALLGLNLILAKMAWLHNIIMVGGGLYLCWMGYQMLRGALKKEEKKTQEPKVELATGGRSFVKGLLTNLANPKAIIYFGSVFSLFVGDSVGAGARWGIFLLIVVETFAWFTIVASLFALPAMRRGYQRIAKWIDGFAGALFAGFGIHLIISR, from the coding sequence ATGTTAATGCTATTTCTCACCGTGGCGTTAGTGCACATCGTTGCGCTGATGAGCCCGGGCCCTGACTTTTTCTTCGTATCGCAAACAGCGGTCAGTCGTTCCCGTAAAGAGGCGATGATGGGCGTGCTCGGTATTACCATGGGCGTCATGGTCTGGGCGGCCGTTGCGCTGCTCGGTCTGAACCTTATCCTGGCGAAGATGGCCTGGCTGCATAACATCATTATGGTTGGCGGTGGCCTGTACCTGTGCTGGATGGGCTACCAGATGCTGCGCGGGGCGCTGAAAAAAGAAGAGAAAAAAACGCAAGAGCCTAAGGTGGAGCTGGCAACGGGTGGACGGAGCTTTGTAAAAGGGCTACTGACCAACCTGGCGAATCCGAAAGCGATTATCTATTTCGGCTCGGTGTTCTCGCTGTTTGTGGGCGACAGCGTTGGCGCGGGCGCACGTTGGGGCATTTTTCTGCTTATCGTCGTGGAGACCTTCGCGTGGTTCACTATCGTGGCAAGCCTGTTTGCCTTACCGGCGATGCGCCGTGGCTACCAGCGTATCGCGAAGTGGATCGATGGCTTCGCCGGCGCGCTGTTCGCCGGCTTCGGCATTCATCTCATCATTTCTCGCTAA
- the recQ gene encoding ATP-dependent DNA helicase RecQ, with amino-acid sequence MAQAEVLNQESLAKQVLHETFGYQQFRPGQETIIETVLEGRDCLVVMPTGGGKSLCYQVPALVLNGLTVVVSPLISLMKDQVDQLLANGVAAACLNSTQTREQQQEVMAGCRTGQVRLLYIAPERLMLDNFLDHLAHWNPVLLAVDEAHCISQWGHDFRPEYAALGQLRQRFPELPFMALTATADDTTRLDIVRLLGLNDPYIQVSSFDRPNIRYMLMEKFKPLDQLLRYVQEQRGKSGIIYCNSRAKVEDTAARLQNRGFSAAAYHAGLENHIRADVQEKFQRDDLQIVVATVAFGMGINKPNVRFVVHFDIPRNIESYYQETGRAGRDGLPAEAMLFYDPADMAWLRRCLEEKPQGQLQDIERHKLNAMGAFAEAQTCRRLVLLNYFGEGRQEPCGNCDICLDPPKQYDGLMDARKALSTIYRVNQRFGMGYVVEVLRGANNQRIRDMGHDKLPVYGIGKDQSHEHWVSIIRQLIHLGFATQNIAQHSALQLTEAARPVLRGDVELKLAVPRVVALKPRVMQKSYGGNYDRKLFAKLRKLRKAIADEENIPPYVVFNDATLIEMAEQMPLSASEMLSVNGVGTRKLERFGKEFMALIRSHVDGDDEE; translated from the coding sequence GTGGCGCAGGCGGAAGTATTGAATCAGGAGTCGCTGGCTAAACAGGTTTTGCATGAAACCTTTGGCTACCAGCAGTTCCGCCCTGGCCAGGAAACCATCATTGAAACCGTGCTGGAAGGCCGTGATTGTCTGGTCGTTATGCCGACCGGCGGCGGGAAATCACTCTGTTATCAGGTGCCCGCGCTGGTGCTTAACGGCCTGACGGTCGTGGTATCGCCCCTTATTTCTCTGATGAAAGACCAGGTTGATCAACTGCTCGCCAACGGCGTGGCGGCGGCCTGTCTTAATTCCACGCAAACCCGGGAGCAGCAGCAAGAGGTGATGGCCGGGTGTCGCACCGGGCAGGTTCGTCTGCTGTATATCGCACCGGAACGCCTGATGCTGGATAACTTCCTCGACCATCTCGCACACTGGAACCCGGTCCTGCTGGCGGTGGATGAAGCGCACTGTATCTCGCAGTGGGGGCACGATTTCCGCCCGGAATATGCCGCCCTCGGCCAGCTCCGTCAGCGCTTCCCGGAACTGCCGTTTATGGCGCTTACCGCCACGGCAGATGATACGACGCGTCTGGATATCGTTCGCCTGCTGGGGCTGAATGATCCCTATATTCAGGTCAGCAGTTTCGACCGCCCTAACATCCGCTACATGCTGATGGAAAAATTCAAGCCGCTGGATCAGCTCCTGCGCTATGTCCAGGAACAGCGCGGCAAGTCAGGCATTATTTACTGCAACAGTCGGGCGAAGGTGGAAGACACCGCCGCGCGTCTGCAAAACCGTGGCTTTAGCGCCGCGGCGTATCATGCCGGGCTGGAGAACCACATCCGCGCGGATGTGCAGGAGAAATTCCAGCGTGACGACCTGCAGATTGTGGTCGCGACGGTGGCGTTTGGAATGGGGATTAACAAGCCCAACGTGCGTTTTGTGGTGCATTTCGACATCCCGCGTAATATCGAATCCTACTATCAGGAAACCGGCCGCGCCGGGCGTGATGGTCTGCCTGCGGAAGCGATGCTGTTTTACGATCCAGCCGATATGGCGTGGCTGCGCCGCTGTCTGGAAGAGAAACCGCAGGGACAGCTGCAGGATATCGAACGCCATAAGCTCAACGCGATGGGGGCGTTTGCCGAAGCGCAAACCTGCCGCCGTCTGGTGCTGCTCAACTATTTTGGTGAAGGGCGACAGGAGCCGTGCGGCAACTGCGATATCTGCCTGGATCCGCCGAAGCAGTACGATGGCCTGATGGACGCGCGTAAGGCGCTTTCGACCATTTACCGTGTGAATCAACGCTTCGGGATGGGTTACGTGGTGGAAGTGTTGCGCGGCGCCAATAACCAGCGTATCCGCGACATGGGCCACGACAAACTGCCGGTATACGGGATCGGTAAAGATCAGAGCCACGAGCACTGGGTTAGCATTATTCGTCAGCTGATTCACCTCGGATTTGCCACTCAGAACATCGCTCAGCACTCGGCGCTACAGCTGACCGAAGCCGCGCGTCCGGTGTTGCGCGGTGACGTTGAACTGAAGCTCGCCGTACCGCGCGTGGTCGCCCTCAAACCACGCGTGATGCAGAAATCCTACGGCGGTAACTATGACCGCAAGCTGTTTGCCAAACTGCGTAAGCTGCGTAAAGCCATTGCTGATGAAGAGAACATCCCGCCTTACGTGGTGTTCAACGACGCGACGCTGATTGAGATGGCGGAACAGATGCCGCTCAGCGCCAGCGAAATGCTCAGCGTCAACGGCGTAGGCACGCGCAAGCTGGAGCGCTTCGGTAAAGAGTTTATGGCGCTTATCCGTTCTCACGTTGACGGTGATGATGAGGAGTAG